The Streptomyces sp. NBC_00576 genome contains the following window.
GGGCGGGGTGGCGGGCCACGCGGGCCTGTTCTCGACGGCCCACGACCTGGCGGTCTTCTGCCGCTGCCTGCTCACGGGCGGGGCGTACGGCCCGGCCCGCATCCTGGGCCCGGACTACGTGGAGCTGCTGCTGACCCCGCCGGGCCTGGGCTTCGGCATCGACCAGCCATGGTTCATGGGGGAGTTGGCGGAGCGGGGCGGCCGGCCACACCGGCTTCACGGGTACTTCCCTCGTCCTGGACCGGGCCACGGACACTTTCGTCGTGCTGCTGACGAACGCGGTGCATCCGAAGCGGAGTTGGGGCCCCGTGGGGAACGGGCCCCGGGTGGCGGTGGGGGACCGGGTGGCTCGGGGGGTGCGGGGGAGATGAGGGGTGTCTGTCACGGTGGGTGTCACGGTGTCCGTGCGGGCCGCCGGGCCAGGAACACGAACTCCCGGCCAGGGCGGTCGGGTGCGTCACGCACCTCCCGTACCTCGTAACCCTGGGACAGCAACTCCCTCTCGATCTCACCTCGTTCGCGGAAACGCAGCGTGGAGTCGGAGGTCAGCACCTCGCCGTCCGCCACGAACACGAAGGTCCAACGGAACGTCACGAGGGGGCCGTTGACGCCGGTCACCTCGACCCAGCTCTCGACCGCGCCGACGCCGGGGAGCTCCGTCACGCGGTACGAGGCGTCGCGGTTCCACTGCTCCCAGGCTCGCTTCGACGGGTCCCGGGTCTCGAAGACGAGGTGGCCGCCGGGACGGAGGGCCGCGTAGGCGCCGCTCAGGGTGCGCCGCCAGACGTGCGGGTCGGTGATCTCCTGGGCGGCGTTGGCGGTCATCGTCGCGAGGTCGACCCGGAGGGGCGGCAGGGTCGTCGCGTCGCCGTGGATCCAGTGGACGCGTTCCGCACCGGGCTTGGCACGGGCGACGTCGAGGGAGGCCAGGGCCGGGTCGACGCCGGCCACGTCGATCCCTCGGTGCGCCAGCAGCAGCGCGAACACACCGGTGCCGCAGCCGATGTCGAGGACGCGGTGCGCGGTGAACTCCGCCGCGAGGTCGACGTACGCGTCGAGGTCGGAGCGGTCCGGGTCGAGGGGATCGTAGATCGCGGCGAGGCGGGGATGCTGGAAGCACTCGTTGGGCATGGGGGCGAAGGTACTGGGGTCAGGGATGTGCGGGCCTCCCTATTACGGCCCTTGATGAGTGAGCGCCGATCTCGTCCGTGAGCGCCGCTCTCCCAAGCGTGCGCTGCTCCCGTCCATGAGCGCCGATCCTCCTCGTGAGCACCGCTCTCGCAGGGATCACCGGGCGGCCCGGCGACTCTGACGACACCGCGGACGGGCGAGGGTCTGTCAGCGAGCTCGCGGCTACTGCTGCCGACGTGGCCCCGGTTCCTGCCCCGGCTCCGGGGCGGGAGGAGGTGTGAGCTTCGCCGTCGCGACGTACGAGACCACGACCGCGACGATCACCAGCGGCATGACGATGACTCCCTGCGCCCCGATCAGCAGTGTGGCGAGCAGGACGGAGACCAGCGGAAGTCTCAGCATCGCGGCGCTCATCGCTCCGATACCCATCGCGAACCCCGCGACCAGGGTCAGCCCTGGCAGGTGGGAGATCAGGATGCCGCCCGCCGCTCCCACGAACATCGCGGGAAAGATCGGGCCACCCCGGAAACTGCTGAGCGACGCGCAGTAGGCCAGACTCTTGCACAACACCAGCAGCAACAACGCTCCCACCGAATACGCGGCGCTGTGCGTGAGGAGCGGATCCAGCGCTGTCTGCCCCGAATACAGCACGTCGGTCGCCGCTTTGCCGGTGCCCTCCGCATAACCGATCGCCAGCCCCGCCACGACCAGGCCCATGACCACCGTGGCCGGCACCCGTCGCCTCTCGACGCGCGTCCTGAGCCGGACGGCGAGCCATCGGATTCCCACTCCCACGAGTGCTGCCGACAGTCCGATGACCAGAGCCCAGCCGAATTCCGCCGCTGTCGGGCGCGTGGCCTCGGGTACGTCGTGCAGCGCCAGCGAGTAGGTGCCCAGCCCGGTCCAGGAACCCAGCCCGACGAAGATGAGTGCGCCGATACCCGCGGCCAGCAGACCGGGCACCAACACCAGCGCCATCATCGCCCCGCCCAACCCCGAGGCTTCCATCAGGAGGAACGCGCCGAGCAGAGGTGATCCCAGCAGCGAGCTGACGGCCGCGAAACTGCCCGCCGCGCCCAACACCGCGCTCACCTGTTCCGGGGGGTCCCGTTTGACCAGGCGCACGGCACCGGCGGCGAGCCCGCCACCGAGCGCCAGGAGAGGGGACTCGGGCCCCAGGACAGCAGCGAAGCAGAGCGTCGCCAGAGCGGCGAAAAAGATGCCGGGCAACTGGACGGGGGTGGGCGCGCCGGCGGCCTTGAACCCGGCTGTCGGCTCATGGCCGCCGTGCCCCGGCAGGTACTGAACCGTCAGTCCCACGAGCAGTCCCCCTACGGCGAGCAGCGGCAGCGGCCACCACCATGGCGGTCCCTCGAACCCCAGCGACTTGGGCAGATCCGTGTAGATCAACGGCTGAACCTCGCCGACCAGCGCGAGGAAGCCGAACGCCGCCGCGGACACCGGCACGCCGATCAGCGCTGCCATCAACAGAAGCACCAGGTACGCGCGGCTCCGAAGAAGTGTCAGCGGGTCCAGGGGGGACGCGGCCTCGGATTCAGTCCCGGCAACCGGCATGCGCATTGCCTCCTCGCGATGCGGACCTCGTCGTGGTCTCACCGGCTGCTCTCAGCGAACCTAGGAGTCCCCCCGCCACCAGATGCGAGCGGCGCGGTTCCGAGCCTGGCACGCCGCTGCCCCGCAGGCATTTCAACGCCGCCCATGCGTGTAGCTCCGACGTGTCGCCGTTGACCAACCGGACTCCTGGAGGAAGGGCCTCCGGAGAAACTCATGACCGACCTCGACCCCGACCACGAGCACGCACGAACGTTTTGCGCCGGATCAACGAACACGGCTGAAAGCGTCAAGCGTTGTGTGTACGGGGCACCGGCCCGGCATTCCTGCGGCTCGCAGCCATTTCCGAGGGAAAGTCGTCACCCTCGCACCCACCCCTAGAATCACTCCGTGAACACCCCCGTTTCCCCTGCTTACGCCCTGCGCGCCTCCCTCGCCGGTCTGCTCGACGGGCTGCCGCCGAAGGTGGCCGCGCAAGCGGTCGAGCGGCTGATCGCCAACTATCGGGGGCGGACGCCGACCGACGCGCCCGTGCTGCGGGACCGCTCCGACGTGGCCGCGTACGCCGCCTACCGGATGCCGGCCACCTTCGAGGCGGTGTGCTCGGCGCTGGACGCCTTCGCCGAGGCGGCGCCCGGATGGGTGCCGGGTAGTCATGTCGACGTCGGGGGCGGGACGGGGGCCGCGACCTGGGCGGTCAACGCCGTGTGGGAGGGCGTACGGCCCGTGACCGTGCTGGACTGGGCCGAGCCGGCGCTCGCTCTCGGGCGGGAGATCGCCGCTGCCAACCCTGAGTTGAAGGGTGCGGAGTGGCAGCGCTCTCGGATCGGAGCGGCGCTCAAAATCGAGAGCACTGATCTCGTCACGATCTCCTACGTCCTGGGCGAACTGACAGAGGCCGACCGCACCTCCGTGGTCGACACAGCGGCCGGTGCCGCCCAGGCCGTCGTCGTCATCGAACCAGGCACCCCCGACGGCTACCTCCGCGTCATCAAGGCCCGCGACCAGCTCATCCGCGCCGGATTCCACATCGCCGCCCCCTGCCCGCACAGCGCGGCCTGCCCGATCGTCCCCGGCGAGGACTGGTGCCACTTCGCGGCCCGGGTCAGCCGCTCCTCCCTCCACCGCCAGGTGAAGGGCGGCTCCCTCCCGTACGAGGACGAGAAGTTCAGCTACGTCGCGGCCACCCGCTTCCCCGTGACCCCGGCCCCCGCCCGCGTCGTACGCAAGCCGCAGATCCGCAAGGGCCAGGTCCTCCTCGACCTGTGCGAGACGGAGCCTTCGCTCCGCCGGGAAACGGTCACGAAGCGGCATGGGGTTCTTTACCGGGCGGCACGGGATGCGGACTGGGGGGATGCTTGGCCGCCGGTGGGGGAGGGCGATGACGGAGGCCTGGGACACGATCGCTGACTGGTATGCCGAGCGTGTGCGGGCCGGTTCGGTGATGCACACATTCGCTCACACTCGACGTGGTACTTGCCGGGCTCCGCGGCCGGGTCCCCGCACCAGCGGACCGCGGCGTGGCCGAACGAGGCCCGGAGCCCGGCGAGCCAGGGACCTCCGAAAGAGTTGCGATCTTCCCCAGTTCGATCAGCACCCTTCGATCATGCAACATCCAAGGCGCCACCGGAACTTGTTGTGTTTCGGCGCCGGCCGGCACAGGTTCGCTGTAACACGGGCGCTTGCCAAAGGACTTGGGGGAGAACCCACCCGCCCGAGTCGTCCCGGTCGAGTTGCCGGCCTGCCGGCATTGCCTGCCGGCCGGCCGTCTGGCCGCCCGGTCAGCCGTTCCGCCCTCCACCTCCTGCCCTGAAATCATTCGCCCGTGCTCGCCTCGTTCGATACGGTCGCGGGGTTGTTTTCACTGCCGGGGGCCCATCAAGCTCGCGTGTGGCCTCCCCGGCGGTTCCCAGGCCGAGAGTAGGTTTTTCAATGGCATGTCGTATCAGTGAGCTCGTGCTCGGTTGCCGCAACCCTGAGGTGCTGGCGCGGTTCTGGTGCGAGGTCCTGGACTTCGTCGTGCTCGATCGCGAGGGCGACGACATGTATGAGATCGGACCCCGCGAAGGGTTCGGCGGTCCGCAGCCGACGATCATCCTCAGCCGCAGGGACGAGCCGGAGCCGGGGAAAACCCGGCTGCACATCGACGTCAACGCCACCGACCGCGATCAGGACGCCGAGCTCGAACGCCTGCTGAAGCTCGGCGCGCGCCCGGCCGACATCGGCCAGACGGGGGAGGAACAGTGGCATGTCCTGGCCGACCCCGAAGGCAATGAGTTCTGCCTGCTCAAGGCCCGCCTCAACCCACTCTGATGCCGTAACGGCGCTTGCGTAGCGGTCGGCGTTGTCGACGTGGTCGGCGAGTCCGGCGCCGTCCGACCGCTTGGCTCGGCACGTAGCGCGCAGCAGCAGAAGGCCCCGCCGCGCTCCCCGTCAGGAGGGAGCATGGTGGGGCTTTCTGCTGCGCCGCCCAGCCTTTCTCGCGGCTACCAGTCCGGCGCGGGTGGCGGTGGACGATGGTGTGGGGGACAAGAGGGTGCTCCTGGGAGTGCGGGACTGATGGCTGGGCGCGGTCGCGGTCCCCTCGTGGCAGCGCGCCGGTCATGGTCGATGCCGCCGTTCAGTCGCCGTCGAAGCCGCCCGAGTCCACGTCGGCGCTGTGTCCGCTGTGTCCGCTGTCTCCCCAGCCGGGCCCGTCCGGCGGCCCGGACGTTTCGCGGAGCCGTGTGCTCGCATTGGCGGAGAGGATCGTCCCGGTGATCCCGCCCGCTATGCAGGCCATCATGAGGGCCATCCCCGAGAAGAACAGGGTGGCCCACGGTGGCCTGCTGGTGTCCACGTCGAAGAGTATGAACAGCATCACGCCGGGGAACACGCCGAAGAGCCACGAACCGACGCCGGTGGTCACCGTCAGGCCCTCGTGGAGATCGGAGAAATCGGCGTCGTCCCGTCCCGGCCACACGAGCGGGATCAGGGCGACCGCCTGCCAGACCAGGCAGGCGAGTTGGGCGACGGCGTACCCCGCGAACCAGATCGGTCGCGACCAGTAGTAGACCAACACGGTGAGAGCGCTGAGGAATGTGCCCGCGTTGCCCACCACCACCCACACCGCGCGGGACCGTATGAAACCGGAGACCGCGTCGAACACCTCTTCCCAGAACCATGCCTGGGTGATGTCTCTCCGCCTGAGGTTGTTCCTGATGCTGTCGAGCATGCGCCGCCCCCGTGAGTGCCGGTACTGGCCCCTCCCCTCCCTGAATCATGCCCACGTCAGGCAAGCGGAAATCGGCGGCGTACGACGTCCATGCTGCCTACTCGGCTTGCCCGGCGTCGAGTTGGTGGTCCGCCCAGACATAGCTCTCGGGCAGCAGGTCGGTGATGCGGACGGTTCTGGTGTGGTCGCCCGTGCCGACGATGACCTTGAGGGTGGGGAAGTAGTCGAGGAGGACCTGACGGCATCGGCCGCAGGGAGGGACCACCCCTCGGTCGCGGTCGCCCACGGCGACGATCGTGTCCAGGTCGTAGGCGCCCTGGGCGGCTGCCGTGCCGATGAGGACGAGTTCGGCGCAGGGGCCGCCGGTGAAGTGGTAGGCGTTCACCGCCGTGACGATCCGGCCGTCCCGCGCACGGGCAGCGGCTGCCATCGTGTGGTTTTCGCCCCGACAGCGCGTGCGCGCGATGTGGGCTGCGGCCTGGATGAGTTCGTGGTCGACGGGGTGGGTCTGCGCGGTCATCTGCTTCTCTGCC
Protein-coding sequences here:
- a CDS encoding class I SAM-dependent methyltransferase, with product MPNECFQHPRLAAIYDPLDPDRSDLDAYVDLAAEFTAHRVLDIGCGTGVFALLLAHRGIDVAGVDPALASLDVARAKPGAERVHWIHGDATTLPPLRVDLATMTANAAQEITDPHVWRRTLSGAYAALRPGGHLVFETRDPSKRAWEQWNRDASYRVTELPGVGAVESWVEVTGVNGPLVTFRWTFVFVADGEVLTSDSTLRFRERGEIERELLSQGYEVREVRDAPDRPGREFVFLARRPARTP
- a CDS encoding chloride channel protein, whose product is MPVAGTESEAASPLDPLTLLRSRAYLVLLLMAALIGVPVSAAAFGFLALVGEVQPLIYTDLPKSLGFEGPPWWWPLPLLAVGGLLVGLTVQYLPGHGGHEPTAGFKAAGAPTPVQLPGIFFAALATLCFAAVLGPESPLLALGGGLAAGAVRLVKRDPPEQVSAVLGAAGSFAAVSSLLGSPLLGAFLLMEASGLGGAMMALVLVPGLLAAGIGALIFVGLGSWTGLGTYSLALHDVPEATRPTAAEFGWALVIGLSAALVGVGIRWLAVRLRTRVERRRVPATVVMGLVVAGLAIGYAEGTGKAATDVLYSGQTALDPLLTHSAAYSVGALLLLVLCKSLAYCASLSSFRGGPIFPAMFVGAAGGILISHLPGLTLVAGFAMGIGAMSAAMLRLPLVSVLLATLLIGAQGVIVMPLVIVAVVVSYVATAKLTPPPAPEPGQEPGPRRQQ
- a CDS encoding small ribosomal subunit Rsm22 family protein gives rise to the protein MNTPVSPAYALRASLAGLLDGLPPKVAAQAVERLIANYRGRTPTDAPVLRDRSDVAAYAAYRMPATFEAVCSALDAFAEAAPGWVPGSHVDVGGGTGAATWAVNAVWEGVRPVTVLDWAEPALALGREIAAANPELKGAEWQRSRIGAALKIESTDLVTISYVLGELTEADRTSVVDTAAGAAQAVVVIEPGTPDGYLRVIKARDQLIRAGFHIAAPCPHSAACPIVPGEDWCHFAARVSRSSLHRQVKGGSLPYEDEKFSYVAATRFPVTPAPARVVRKPQIRKGQVLLDLCETEPSLRRETVTKRHGVLYRAARDADWGDAWPPVGEGDDGGLGHDR
- a CDS encoding VOC family protein; the encoded protein is MACRISELVLGCRNPEVLARFWCEVLDFVVLDREGDDMYEIGPREGFGGPQPTIILSRRDEPEPGKTRLHIDVNATDRDQDAELERLLKLGARPADIGQTGEEQWHVLADPEGNEFCLLKARLNPL
- a CDS encoding cytidine deaminase family protein → MTAQTHPVDHELIQAAAHIARTRCRGENHTMAAAARARDGRIVTAVNAYHFTGGPCAELVLIGTAAAQGAYDLDTIVAVGDRDRGVVPPCGRCRQVLLDYFPTLKVIVGTGDHTRTVRITDLLPESYVWADHQLDAGQAE